The window atgtgtgccaagtttcagaaacattaTTTCATGGGCTCAAAAGTTATGATCGTTTGAAAAGAGGTGAAATCTACTGTCCCTGGTGTCTTTACCGCATCTTTTTTTAAGGACTTTTtctataattttgtttctcgttCTCCGATAGGATGCGTATAGCCTTCACGGATGATGCGAACAACTTGCTCAGTAGCAGTTGCAGAAAATAACTGTTCACTCACGTGTTTTGAACACAGCTGTGCTGtataagaaagaagtaaagaagacaaagaatcaAAAAGACAGAAGAATGAAGACATGATGTCATATAATTCCAAAAATATGACGTCAGATGGAGGCAAcactgtttttggctcacgaagtgtagcctttGCGTTcgtaacttttgtctgtctgtgcgtgcgtgcgtatgtatgtatgtggtagaaactttaacatttcgtcatttgaagacgtcacattatgacgtaagagggttagacgtcacgcgaaggaattactgaaagtctcggtcattgtttttattttgagcgggccgagactaattggcagtcgtgtccctgtaagtaggctacatgcagacagacagatctagatctagtgtctcgctttcttgctcagtgtcacctatgcttactgtgtgtgtgtgtgtgtgtgtgtgtgtgtttgtgtgtgtgtgtgtgtgtgtgtgtgtgtgtgtgtgtgtgtgtgtgtatgtgacggagtgattgagtttgtgttactgtttgtcgatttcttacgtgagccttgaaggcttcgcctcttgtttttggctcacgtaagtgtagcctatgcgatgctaaactttgtctgtctgtgcgtgcgtgtgtgcgtgtgtgcgtgcgtgcgtgtgtgatagaaactttaacatttccgagtctatggataaagttcgcataagaagattacgtctcggtcaaaagtgtttgacgtcaattaatgcatcactgatgacgtcatgcctccctgtagtctttctctctcgcgcggtgtgtgtgttcattttgtgcacatgtgttattgttactgtttgtgtatgtgaactcgtgtgtgtgtgtgtgtgtgtgtgtgtgtgtgtgtgtgtgtgtgtgtgtgtgtgtgtgtgtgtgtgtgtgtgtgtgtgtgtaagaaagagagactgagagagagagagtgtgtgtgtatgtgtttgtgtgtgtgtgtgtgtgtgtgtgtctgtgtgtgtgtgtgtgagtttgtgtgtatgtttgtgtgtgtatgtgtgtttgtttgtaaaggtgtgtgtgtccgtctgtctatgtgtgtatgagtgtgtgttttgtatgtatgacggagtgattgagtttgtgttactgtttgtcgatttctgacgggagccttgaaggcttcgcctcttgttattatTGTCGTCTTGATAGCGGCGAGACACAATCTGGCATTTGCTCTGACGAATCAGACAGTTGGAATGCTACGAAATGGAGCTGTGGAGATGGACATCGCCAGGTTTTTAAGAGCCTGCAAGAGCATTGTCTCGAGGTCATAACGGCTTACTAATTCGTAAATCGTGAACATCAAGCTACGGGAACAGTCACACAAACTcaataattttaattatttATAGCGCTTCggattatttttttatcatgcacacatgcaaacacacacgtagTCACAGACAGATAGATGCATAAACTCACGCACTTGCACACCAAAACACCATGTCAAAGacatatttaaaaaacaacacaTAACAGCAGATCTTATATAAAGGAAAAAAGGTTTCAATCGCTGAGCTTTGTGCATTTAACCTTGATTGTGTAAAGTGTGTGTCCTAATCACTTAGCCACCTTGATATGAGTTTTGCAGACGTCATCGTCTTAAAATAGAACAGCGCTGTGGAGTgagattttactttttatttcttcaaagTCATGAGGCTATATCTTTTGAGCCCATAAAAGAATGCTTCTGAAACCTGGCACACATGTAATGACACCATGGTTTGCAAAGTATGCAAAGTTGtgtgcatgtcacatttgttaCCAGGACGTTACGAACGTTTGCAAATTGTTAACGaaaaaccgttacaacgtccattctgGGGTTCTGTTTGCTCTAAGCACTAGCGCGAATCCagatgagggtctttgtcatcgttctgtgaaatgtagagaggctgctatttgtagttttagatttattgcatatcaactgcagctacccagcaaaaacaccattaAAACCCTGGATTTGTTGCCGTTTttcaggattgtggtcgctcttttttacacgctggatcagcctgactgcgcggcgGATTTGAACAAAATTTGTATGACTTGtcaggtaagacaccaaatacaCTTTTTGATGTAAAATATGCAAAATATCATTCAGTTGAAGTCACTGTtttgacggttgaaagtgaatcatgccgtaaaaaaacgccatttttgagggtaggcgtggtcacggacccgtgacgtcatacccagacattgctcagattccagaaatttttgagcagaagaaagtaTATTTCTGACCGAAAAAAAAGctgtttaaaacacacacacacacacacacacacacacacacacacacacacacacacaccatgaagaACAATAACAAGCTAAATgcttacggacacaaacgcacTTGCCATcccaacccacacacactgtcacacaaacAATGCCTAGTTTGAAGCATGGTTAATTGGTAATTTGGTATTCACACAGGATTTGTGCGCTTATCACATTACAAGCACTATCTTTCCAAGTGCCTGGCTCCTGGCGTGCTTGTACTTCTAGAACGACGCAGGGTGAGGCAAATTGGACCGGTACGTTCCAGAAGCTCTCGCTGCTCGAGGGACCTCCCAGGGTTTCGCCGTTGGACCATCTATAGATATAGTCCATACCTTCCAACCGTGCCCCCAGGTAAAGACGGTCACCCGACAAGGCTGAGGAAGAGACCCAGAAAGGGGAACTTTGAAAAACCCAATTTGGCTACTGCCCTTTGACGCGAACACCCGCTTACTTGACAGATACCATCTTACATTTGCTGAGACGCATAAGGCAGCTGgaattttctttatttctggTCAAAAAAGGGGAAATCAGAGgttacaaaataaaacagctcTAAGTTAGCATGATCGCAAAGTAAAGTGCGAAGTGCTCTAGCCACTGAACTATCTACCTGTTTACTGCTCTACCCACTGAAATACCTACCTGTTTACAGCTCTACCCACTGAAATACCTACCTGTTTACTGCTCTACCCACTGAAATACCTACCTGTTTACTGCTCTTGCCGCTGAACTACCAACCTGTTCGCTGCCCTAACTACTGAACTACATACCTGTTCACTGCTCTAACCACTGAACTACTTACCTGTTCGTTGCCCTAACTACTTAACTACATACCTGTTCACTGCTCTAGCCACTGATCTACCTGCATATGTTCTCTGCTCTCGCCACTGGGGAACTACCTACCTGTTTTCTGCTCTAGCGACTGAACAACCTACCTGTTCTCTGCTCTAGCCACTGAACTACTTCCCTGTTCGTTGCCCTAACTACTTAACTACATACCTGTTCACTGCTCTAGCCACTGATCTACCTACATGTTCTCTGCTCTAGCCACTGGGGAACTACCTACCTGTTGTCTGCTCTAGCGACTGAACTACCTACCTGTTCTCTGCTCTAGCCACTGAACTACCTACCGTTGTGCAATTTCAGGAGTTCCACAATCCAAACATTTTTGCGGGGGTTGTCCAAGATGGCCAAACGTCCGTGATTGTCCTCGCAGAATGCCTTGCTGTCGTTGTAAGTTCCCGCCTGTGGCGAGAGGTCGAGAAAGAAGCACATGTTGTCCGGACGACTCAGGTAGTAACACTTCTCGATTGGACATGTGTCTGCACAATAGAACAGATATTTTCGAAAGACCTTTCCACGCGTTTTCATGCACATGTAGATGACAATCATTTTTGAGTTGGCTGTCAGACCGTACAACAAAACTTTCTTTTGGGAGGCAAAAGTCTCTTGGgctaaccacacacacacacacacacacacacacacacacacacacacacacacacacacacacatacacacaggggcggacgaggggggtgcacagggtgcaggtgcacacccccccccccccccctccagcaaaaacaagaagggcaaagcccatacgactcacatgcttgaccttgacagcaatgacatcatacactaagaactgctttacacatttttcctaccaaaatacatgtgaccttgacccaaggtcaaggtcatccaaggtcatgcaacacaaagctgttaattcaagacataggaagtacaatggtgcttattggctctttctaccatgagatatggtcacttttagtggttcactaccttattttggtcacatttcataagggtcaaagtgaccttgaccatgatcatatgtgaccaaatgtgtctcatgatgaaagcataacatgtgccccatataatttttaagtttgaaacagttatcttccatagttcagagtcaaggtcacttcaaaatatgtatacaatccaactttgaagagctcctgtgaccttgaccttgaagcaaggtaaaccaaactggtatcaaaaaatggggcttactttgccctatatatcatatataggtgaggtattgaatctcaaaaacttcagagaaaatgtgaaaaatgtgaaaaatagctgttttttaggcaacatttatggcccctgcgaccttgaccttgaagcaaggtcaagatgctatgtatgttttttggggccttgtcatcatacaccatcttgccaaatttggtactgatagactgaatagtgtccaagaaatatccaacgttaaagttttccggacgtccggacggacggacggacggacggacgactcgggtgagtacatagactcacttttgcttcgcatgtgagtcaaaaaaccagtCTGACCCAGCATATTTTAAATGGAAATTGtgaatttggaaagctgattctatgaccatttctaagttcaaatggcaccagatggcaccattttgcttctttgggccaaacaaatttccggggggggggggcatgcccccggaccccctagcaatttcgggcgcttcgcgccaatcacattcactttcgattcaaagtgcacccccccccccccttacaaagcaactgatccgcccctgacacacacacacacacacacacacacacacacacacacacacacacacacacacactcatacacggTTTGAAGATTAGGCTGTAAACCtttaatgttttcattttcAGCGCACTTACCCCACTCATTCAATGTTTCACTCCCTTACTCACTCTGTGGCTCACTCCCTCAGTCATTGTCGCCATTACTCACTCTGTGGCTCACTCCCTCAGTCATTGTCGCCATTACTCACTCTGTGGCTCACTCCCTCAGTCATTGTCGCCATTACTCACTCTGTGGCTCACTCCCTCAGTCATTGTCGCCATTACTCACTCTGTGGCTCACTCCCTCAGTCATTGTCGCCATTACTCACTCTGTGGCTCACTCCCTCAGTCATTGTCGCCATTACTCACTCTGTGGCTCACTCCCTCAGTCATTGTCGCCATTACTCACTCTGTGGCTCACTCCCTCAGTCATTGTCGCCATTACTCACTCTGTGGCTCACTCCCTAAGTCATTGTCGCCATTACTCACTCTGTGGCTCACTCCCTCAGTCATTGTCGCCATTACTCACTCTGTGGCTCACTCCCTCAGTCATTGTCGCCATTACTCACTCTGTGGCTCACTCCCTCAGTCATTGTCGCCATTACTCACTCTGTGGCTCACTCCCTAAGTCATTGTCGCCATTACTCACTCTGTGGCTCACTCCCTCAGTCATTGTCGCCATTACTCACTCTGTGGCTCACTCCCTCAGTCATTGTCGCCATTACTCACTCTGTGGCTCACTCCCTCAGTCATTGTCGCCATTACTCACACAATCTCTTGCTTATTTACGCACCAGGACAGTTAGCAAACAAACATCATGTGAAATTCGGACTCTATGATAACCGGGCACAAAGAACAGTGTCTATTTTATTCCATGTAGATCTCAAATCCACAGGCACACATCCTCTCTGCACAGTTCAAAGGTGCTACACATGAAACTATTCTTGGAATTCGAGCACTTTTCAACACCTGtatattggattggattggataagatttacagtccagtcacacacgtgtaaatgttgtgcccagtttttgtttctgtctctgttattattttagttagcaggtctagttgagcacgtattgtgtatcatgtaccctctactagtcattgtgcatttctgccgtgtgctgacaaaaccgagtaagtccatttttttcaaaaatgatattttttgttcatcaaagcttagaaattaaggcgcaccttatgtgtaaattgtgactttgtgaaataaatagataaggagatatacaaaagtaagtccacaccttaaaaactgtttaaagtacatctgccatgtgctgacaaaaccgagtaagtccattttttcccaaaaatgatatctttttgttcatcaaaactaagaaatcaagaagcagcctgtgtgtaaattttgactttgtaaaataaatagataaggagatatagaaaagtaagtccacaacttcaaacatttctcaaaaaaaattacatgtcaatttgctggtaaagccaagtaagtccatccaccaatcacaagaacctttatgacgctataaccaatcagaatgcaatgtttttgccagtatgacgtcaaagtcaataCGAATATGACACGTGACGACTTAACTCCACAAGATTGAGCAATCTTGGgatcacacgcaaacatacacctCACTCACTAACGCACACCCAAGAAAGTTTACAAGTGGAGACAGACATCACTGTGTATAAAAAGACTAAAGGAACCACATGTAACTTGCaagctttatataataaacacaaatttatgcacgaaacatccACACATTTAACGTGTACACTCTACAAATACTACGAAAATTGACAACACATGAATTCACATGAAATTATCCTGGAACTCCAGTCCTAAGCACCCCCCCTATGGTTAAATAGCCTGTTAGTATACGGCGCTCAATAAGGTCGCATCACCAAATtacacgaacacagacacatgaTTTAACCACGACAGAGTACTTAGCTTTTCGGGATACACAACGCCCACCAAGGCCTCACATGTCCTTCCCTCCTCAGAAGGCCGCAGCTTCCTGATTCCGACCCCCTAGAAGAGTCCCCGACTGCCTAAGCACGTCGAACCCAGCTCCAGTCCTTCGGAGCTGTTCCCCAGATTCCTAGGCATGTAGAGTTGACCAGACTCCTTCCTCATGCTGTCTTCTGGTGGTCCTGCGTACACTCTGGGGGGAATCTACTGGTCGGAGTAACCCACGCCGCTCTTCTTGCGTTGCTGTGAGCCGTAGTCGCCTCCTGACAGCGTCCCATATGTCCAGATCACAACGCCTTCACGTGAACACACGTCCCTCCTCCGTTCTCTCTCCGGCCAACTgcatgtaaataaaatcagcacGTTAATACTGAACAATAACATCCCTAGCTACCTGGCGTGTATCGATGGTTGTGTTGGTGTTCATCGGTGATGCAAACCTTTAGCGCATCATACCGATGGACATCAAGATCGAAACTTTACACCAAGTAACCATGTATGGAAAAGGATAATTATTTAATACATTAGCTATACAACGGGGCTTCACAATATAGATTTATAGTTTGCTTAAACCTATAaacttattgtatttgtcaTGACCATATACGCCATGTGATATGTTACAAATAACTGGACAAACGTTCACTAAATGTTAGATTGTGGTATCCAACTTTAACATTACATCACACGACCACAATTGCATGACACAACACCCATATCCCCACATGTATGATACATACCCGCGTAATATTACACACTATAATATGAAGGTATAAAACAACATGCTCAATAACATGAGTATACAAAAGTTGTCGGAAAGTAGACCGCCATCTTGTATAAAATGTAATATTCCGTGTAAACAAATATTTAACAGTTATGTGCAAATAATCACACACATATAATTCCACTGTATGTTCACTGTATATCACTTCCAAACATGCATTAATATACATATAAATCCCGAGGCTCCCTATACGAATAGGTAGTAATGGACCGGTCGATGTAACTCTCATATTTCCCGTGCACATACCCACGGACATAAACACGCTTCAAAATCAAACGTGTCCCACAATATTACAACACTACTGAAACGtaagcacaaacaaaacaaacattagaCAACGACATCTACTCAGCCACAGCAATTCGAAACAATAGTCCACCCGCCAAGTCAATGACAACGCTCACCGTAAAAAACCGCCGGGTGATGGAATACTCGTGCCCGCCAGTACGTCTGCAACCGTACCGTTGACTCTCTCGGGTAGCACTGAACCAAAACCGTGCTAGTTCGCTGACGGGGTGCCAAAGTGTATTCGTACACCGCTGACCCGGACTATGTTAATTCTTCTCTTACTAAATAGCCTATAGATACGCTATAATATGATTTATGCATTACACTATATTATCTTACCAGGTGAAATGAAATTTTATTTAATTTGCACTACTGTGCCCAACAAATATTTACAAACTTTCGTTTTCTGCAGCTTGACCTGGTTTGTTCACCGCGCGTTACCGGGTGACTATAGCCCGTTCCACGATTCGGACACAAACTTGCAAATACGCGAAGTTACAGGCGTAAAGCATCTCACATCCCACACGCATACATTCTACAATAGTATTTGGACTCCCATGCTTATGTTGTAAATAACACAATTATTATATACACTCAAACATATAACAATTACATCATTTCGTGTATCTACAAAAAGCCTGTTTAAGCTTCTTTTGCAATCTCTAAAACCTCGGGTTGTGACACACCTCCATCACCAGCTCGAACTAACGGTAACCACCAACAGTGAGCACACTATATGTCAAGAGCAACCCGACTCATGAAGTCAGCGTCCACGTTGTTCACTCCTTCCTTATGCAATCCATGGCCACGTGAGGCAATGGGTACTGTCTCACTCGCACTGGTGTATCCTCGAGGACGGTGATTTCACATTCCTCAAGATTTGTAGTACGAGGAAGATCGGTGAATTGGTTCTCAAACTCAATCGTCAAATCCCTCagctcttgttgtttttgggcGGGTAACACGTCATTGATGCTAACATCTTTGGGTCCCTCTCCCGCTTCTAATGGCACTAATGGAATGGTGTTCTGTCCTGCTGAGACTTCAGGCACTTCTTCCAGTTCCTCTTCTTCCAGCACCACTCCGACAACCGCTGGGATCTCTCTCCTCCTGACGTATCTCTTCAAGAGGTTGACGTGGAATAATTTCTTTTTACTCCCCACTTGAATCCGGTAGTCGTTCATGCCGCATCGCTCCTTGATGACGTAAGGTCCACGCCAAGCGATTTCCAGCTTGTTCTTTTTCATTGGAAGAAGCAGCAACACCTCATCTCCTTCCTTGAATTGTCTGTCTTCTGCCTTCCTGTCCGCTGCTCTTGCGTATCGCTCTGTCGCCTTCCCGAGGTTTTCTCTGGCAATCCTGCATGTCTCCTCAACTCGATTCCGCAGGTCCACAACATACTCGGCAGTGGTTCTCACTCCTTGGTCTGTCTCTTCCTTGGTCCACAGCTTCCGTAATACCTGCATAGGTCCTCTCACAGTTCGCCCATAGAGTAGTTCAAACGGTGAGAATTTTAACGACTCCTGAGGAACTTCCCTATATGCAAACAAACACGCCGGAATGAACCTGTCCCATTCCTTGGGTTGCTCCTGGCAGAGTCGTTTCAGCATCTGTTTCAGCGTACCATTGAAACGTTCAACTAGACCATTGCATTGCGCGTGGTATGGAGTTGTGTACATTCCATGTACTGACATCAGGTTGTACACCTCCTGCATCATTTCGCTCTTGAACTGGGTACCGTTATCTGACAACACTTTTTCAGGTATGCCCACTCTGGTCCAGTTCTCCCACAACGCTTCCGCCACATGTGGTGTATCGATTTTCTTGAGAGGGGTTGCTTCAGGATACCGGGTGGCATAGTCTACTGTTACCAGTATGAAACGGTGTCCTCGGTCTGACGGCGGATGAATCGGCCCTATGATGTCCACCGCTACCTGCTTGAACGGGACATCGATCAACGGCATTCTTTCCAATGGTACCGGCTTCACTTTCCCTTTTGCCGTAGTTCTCTGGCAAGCGTCACATGATGCCACGTATCGTCTGATGTCGGGGCACATACCAGGCCAATAGAATTCTGTCCATATCCTATTCCTGGTTCTCGTTCCCCCTAGGTGTCCTGCCATGGGTGCATCGTGAGCTAATCTCATCACCTCATTCTGGAACTCACTGGGCACCACTAACTGTCGGTGATCCACTCCATCTGCACCTGAGTATTCTCTGTACAACAAAGCTTTACGTATCACGAATCGAACATTCCCGGTTCCTTGTTGACGCCATGGCTTCTTTTCCACCGCCAACTCGTGCACACGTTTTAGGTGTGGATCCTCTTCTTGTGCTTGAGCCATTTCAGCACAGGTCCTTTGTGCTAAGGGGACTCCATTAATCTTCAATGTTAGATTCCCTCTCTCGTCCTTCCTTGCTTGTCCTCGTGTCTGAACTGCTGCGCACAAAGATGGAATCACATGTTTCTTTCCGTACACCGGAACTCTCACTTCCTTTCCATTTGGCAGGACCATGTAGTTTCCTATCAATACAGGAATTGCCATATTCTGAATAGCGACAGCTTCCACGTTCCCTACAAACACCGAAGATTCTAACTTCACGATGGCTATGGGAGCCTGTACTGTTCCATGCTCTCCAAACACTCCTGACACTTCACTTGTCCTGTTTGTGTACGTAGTCGGGTCGATGAGGTCAGCGCTAACACACAGCATTGGGCTTCCCGTGTCACGTATGGCTACCACTGCCTTCCCGTTCACCCTAACTGTCATGTCGAAAGTTTCTCCCTGAGTACGACGATCACACTTCCCACATAACCCTGAATGGATCTTGTAATTCGCTTCCACCTCCCGCATCAAGAAAACTTCTCTCACTGCAGTCTCCTCCGGTTCTGGACTGATGATAAGGGTTATTCCTGGACAGTTCCTCTTTACATGTCCGAACTTATGACATTTGTGACATTGTATGCCTGCCCCATACATTTCTCCGCCACCCCTCGGCTTCCCCGCTTCCGGGCAATTCCTTATGAGATGATCCCCTCCACATCCGAAACATTTGACAGTACTATCTTTTACCCTTTGTCCCTGGGTAAGTTGCACCTTACTGTCTGTCTTCCCATTGTTTCCTTTATCTTGGTTTTTCCCCCCTTTCTGTGATGAGTCGAAACCAGGACGTGCATCCACAAaacattgagcttgctcaactGAATCAGCTACATTGGTGGCTTTGGACTGTCGAATGAACGTAGCGACAGACTGCGGGATGCCAGTAAGCAACTGTTCCAAAAGAACCAGGTCGAAGAGGTCCTTGTAAGTTCGTTGTTTTTCCGCTAGGTCCATCCAACTGTGCAGGTACCGCGTTATCCGGCTCACGTAGGTTGAAAACGTTTCTTCGCTCTTCCTTCTCGCTGCCCTGAACTTCTCTCGGTACGATTCTGCTGTACATCGGAATCCTCTCAATAACTCTTTCTTCACTAACTGGTAATCTCGAGCGTCCTCCTTCGACATATCCCCAATCAAGGTCGTCGCTTTCACGTTGAGTTTGGTACTCACGCGTCTCGCCCATGTTGTCTGGTCCCAGTCTAACTCCTCTGCGAATCTCTCGAATTTGGTAAGATAAGCTTCTATATCCTCCTTGTTCTCGTCGAATGCAGGAAGTGTTACTTTGGTAGATTCTACCATTCCATCCCTCGCCTTCTGATGAGCTCGTTGATTATTTGCTCTTTGTTCCTCTAATCGTTCTGCGTGCCTCTGTGCTTCATCTTGAAGTTTCTTCATCTCATCGATTCTTTCAGACTCCATTCTTTCCATACGTTGAACTTT of the Littorina saxatilis isolate snail1 linkage group LG14, US_GU_Lsax_2.0, whole genome shotgun sequence genome contains:
- the LOC138946840 gene encoding uncharacterized protein, yielding MSGSGVGTLQEPVLAIVATETFFVSLTNSVMAVLFLLLVTSLCVEVCFSQEAPINWGPDLYFRNYWPDSVSRADLEKNVTLMTCAGLCSTKPWCSSFFHRNQNNHCLLFKRIYVDRKFLRPQIGVDYYRIASDTCPIEKCYYLSRPDNMCFFLDLSPQAGTYNDSKAFCEDNHGRLAILDNPRKNVWIVELLKLHNALSGDRLYLGARLEGMDYIYRWSNGETLGGPSSSESFWNVPVQFASPCVVLEVQARQEPGTWKDSACNVISAQILCEYQITN